The following coding sequences are from one Bifidobacteriaceae bacterium window:
- a CDS encoding DUF5679 domain-containing protein — protein MEKQVSDTYTGEFYCVKCKAKREATGNVEVTNDRRMAKGVCPTCGTRVNRILGKA, from the coding sequence ATGGAGAAGCAAGTGTCGGATACCTATACGGGTGAGTTTTACTGCGTGAAGTGCAAGGCGAAGCGCGAAGCCACAGGCAATGTCGAGGTCACCAACGACCGTCGCATGGCCAAGGGCGTTTGCCCAACTTGCGGCACCAGGGTCAACCGCATCCTCGGCAAGGCGTGA